A window of the Bacillus sp. A301a_S52 genome harbors these coding sequences:
- a CDS encoding YqcI/YcgG family protein, whose protein sequence is MTVTHSRLLTQSDINKDSQPDWFSKEYATFRSIVTRKDFPCYFGQQGEKRGELRYSFINHDDWSSLPHTLTDFLSLFNQPQLTRHGLFVFVEPEQEEKSLNYYRAYFWEVLQYLHEHDPENWPKNQPKDPDHYLWDFHFNQEPIFVFGNAPAYKQRKTRDLGNSLILGFQPRRIFKGLEGTEPGGAMSREKVRERVEIWDNLPKHPDISHYGDPEHNEWKQFFIGDDAEPIKGKCPFHVKE, encoded by the coding sequence ATGACCGTCACACATAGCAGACTATTAACACAATCAGATATAAATAAAGATAGCCAGCCAGATTGGTTTTCTAAAGAATATGCCACATTTCGAAGCATCGTTACCAGGAAAGATTTTCCGTGTTACTTCGGGCAACAGGGAGAAAAGCGTGGAGAATTACGCTATTCATTTATAAATCATGATGACTGGTCTAGTCTGCCTCATACATTAACTGATTTTTTGAGCTTGTTTAATCAGCCTCAATTGACTCGCCACGGATTATTTGTGTTTGTTGAACCAGAGCAAGAGGAGAAAAGCCTTAACTATTACAGGGCTTATTTTTGGGAGGTATTACAGTATCTTCATGAACACGATCCTGAGAATTGGCCAAAGAACCAGCCTAAAGACCCTGACCACTATTTGTGGGATTTTCATTTTAATCAAGAGCCCATTTTTGTATTTGGCAATGCTCCAGCATATAAACAGCGTAAAACGAGGGATTTAGGAAATTCTTTAATACTCGGATTTCAACCGCGCCGAATATTTAAAGGGTTGGAAGGTACGGAGCCTGGCGGGGCGATGTCTCGGGAGAAAGTGAGAGAACGGGTGGAAATATGGGATAACCTTCCGAAACATCCGGATATAAGTCATTATGGTGATCCTGAACATAATGAATGGAAACAATTTTTTATCGGCGATGATGCCGAGCCTATTAAAGGAAAATGTCCGTTTCATGTTAAGGAATAA
- a CDS encoding cytochrome P450, with amino-acid sequence MGQNRQMPKEEGLDHSLKLLKEGYQFIINRRHTMQSNVFETRLLGDKAICLSGSEAAKIFYDNDKFKREGAAPKPVQKTLFGEGGVQGLDGEAHKHRKAMFMSLMSKDDLQEIRRLTKKYWELAATEWEAQKEIVLYEEVKKILTRVACEWTGVPLDENEVAHRAEQLSDMFETPADVSLSHFKGWRARSKAEDWIEELVKEVRNNEREVAKSRALHAFSWHKDHNGELLDENIVAVELLNLLRPIVAISVYIAFTALAVHEYPEKAKSLKGGDSVQLQWFSQEVRRYYPFFPFTAAKVKESFTWNGYEFEKDTLTLLDLYGTNHHPDDWENPDRFEPERFAEWDKSPFDFIPQGGGEFDIGHRCAGEWITIDVMKESLDYLVNHLSYTLPEQDLSFSLTEIPTVPQSKVKLTNVERIT; translated from the coding sequence ATGGGGCAAAATCGCCAAATGCCTAAAGAGGAAGGTCTTGATCATAGCTTAAAGTTATTAAAAGAGGGTTATCAGTTTATTATTAATCGACGGCATACAATGCAATCGAACGTATTTGAAACGAGATTATTAGGAGATAAAGCCATTTGTCTATCAGGAAGTGAAGCGGCGAAGATTTTTTACGACAATGATAAATTTAAGCGAGAGGGAGCTGCGCCGAAACCTGTTCAGAAGACGCTATTTGGTGAAGGTGGCGTGCAAGGCCTTGATGGTGAAGCACATAAACATCGAAAGGCGATGTTCATGTCGCTAATGTCTAAAGATGATTTGCAGGAAATTCGTCGATTAACTAAAAAATATTGGGAACTAGCAGCTACTGAATGGGAAGCTCAAAAGGAAATTGTCTTGTATGAAGAAGTGAAAAAAATATTAACACGTGTAGCCTGTGAATGGACTGGGGTCCCTTTAGATGAAAATGAAGTGGCTCACCGAGCAGAGCAGTTGAGTGACATGTTCGAAACACCTGCTGATGTGAGCTTAAGCCATTTTAAAGGGTGGCGAGCGAGGTCAAAAGCAGAGGATTGGATAGAGGAGCTTGTTAAAGAGGTAAGAAACAATGAACGGGAAGTAGCCAAATCTCGGGCTCTTCATGCCTTTTCATGGCATAAAGATCATAATGGGGAATTATTGGATGAGAACATTGTAGCTGTTGAGTTATTAAATTTATTGCGTCCTATCGTGGCTATTTCTGTTTATATAGCCTTTACTGCGTTAGCTGTTCATGAGTATCCTGAGAAGGCCAAGTCTTTAAAAGGCGGGGATAGTGTTCAGTTACAGTGGTTTAGTCAAGAAGTGCGTCGTTACTATCCATTCTTTCCTTTTACCGCAGCAAAAGTGAAAGAATCGTTTACGTGGAACGGCTATGAATTTGAGAAAGATACGTTAACATTGCTAGATTTATATGGCACAAATCATCACCCAGATGATTGGGAAAATCCAGATCGTTTTGAACCGGAGCGCTTTGCCGAATGGGATAAGAGTCCATTTGATTTTATTCCACAAGGGGGCGGCGAATTTGATATTGGACACCGCTGTGCAGGAGAATGGATAACAATAGATGTTATGAAAGAAAGTCTAGACTATTTAGTCAATCACCTATCTTATACACTTCCAGAGCAAGATCTCTCATTTAGTTTGACTGAAATACCTACTGTGCCACAAAGTAAAGTTAAACTGACGAATGTGGAACGAATCACTTAA
- a CDS encoding reverse transcriptase-like protein yields MNVTLEVTYCTTKGIRTTFHSEGMEAEKAITIAEDFQRTGRIKQIVFRDERDSPWTLKELKRFLEEVKTEPHHLSVYFDGGFDLETQRSGLGCVIYYEQNDTNYRVRRNATVASLTSNNEAEYAALHLGLKELEGIGAHHLPITIYGDSQVVINQLKGEWACMEEMLNKWADRIDQHLAKLGMTATYKLIPRKENREADQLATQALNGQEIISQRDVSERGAD; encoded by the coding sequence ATGAACGTAACACTTGAAGTGACATACTGCACGACTAAAGGTATTCGAACAACCTTTCATTCAGAAGGTATGGAGGCCGAAAAAGCAATTACCATCGCAGAAGATTTTCAGCGGACAGGACGGATAAAACAGATCGTCTTTAGAGATGAGCGTGATAGTCCGTGGACGTTAAAAGAACTTAAAAGATTTTTAGAAGAGGTTAAAACGGAGCCGCATCATCTCTCTGTTTATTTTGATGGGGGATTTGATTTGGAGACACAACGATCTGGTCTTGGGTGTGTGATTTATTATGAACAAAATGACACGAATTATCGGGTGAGAAGAAACGCTACCGTGGCGTCATTGACATCGAATAACGAAGCAGAATATGCCGCTTTACATTTAGGACTTAAAGAACTTGAAGGGATCGGTGCGCATCATCTACCTATCACTATTTACGGTGATTCTCAAGTTGTGATCAATCAGTTAAAAGGAGAATGGGCGTGTATGGAGGAGATGTTAAATAAATGGGCTGACCGTATTGATCAGCATTTAGCTAAATTAGGCATGACCGCTACTTATAAGTTAATCCCCCGTAAAGAAAACCGTGAAGCAGATCAACTGGCTACACAAGCGTTAAACGGGCAAGAAATTATAAGTCAACGTGATGTCAGTGAGCGTGGTGCAGATTAG
- a CDS encoding cellulase family glycosylhydrolase, translated as MGYTQAKCTLKKTVLFGLILCLSLSMFVPMTSAEDVTSSQLDIHSYVADMQPGWNLGNTFDAVGDDETAWGNPRVTRELIKTIADEGYKSIRIPVTWQNQMGGSPDYTINEDYINRVEQAIDWALEEDLYVMLNVHHDSWLWMYDMEHNYDEVMARYTAIWEQLSEKFKNHSHKLMFESVNEPRFTQEWGEIQENHHAYLEDLNKTFYYIVRESGGNNVERPLVLPTIETATSQDLLDRLYQTMEDLDDPHLIATVHYYGFWPFSVNIAGYTRFEQETQQDIIDTFDRVHNTFTANGIPVVLGEFGLLGFDKSTDVIQQGEKLKFFEFLIHHLNERDITHMLWDNGQHLNRETYSWYDQEFHDILKASWEGRSATAESNLIHVRDGEPIRDQDIQLYLNGNELTALQAGEESLVLGEDYELAGDVLTLKADTLTRLISPGQLGTNAVITAQFNSGADWRFQLQNVDVPTVENTDGSTWRFAIPTHFNGDSLATMEAVYANGEYAGPQDWTSYKEFGEAFSPNYATGEIIITEAFFNAVRDDDIHLTFHFWSGETGEYTLRKNGNYVQGRR; from the coding sequence ATGGGTTATACCCAAGCGAAGTGTACGTTGAAAAAAACTGTCTTGTTTGGTTTAATTCTCTGTTTAAGTCTATCAATGTTTGTTCCAATGACATCAGCTGAAGATGTCACTTCGTCACAGTTGGATATTCACTCCTATGTAGCTGACATGCAGCCTGGCTGGAATTTAGGAAATACGTTTGACGCTGTTGGAGATGATGAAACAGCATGGGGAAATCCTCGTGTAACGAGAGAGTTAATAAAAACGATTGCGGATGAAGGGTATAAAAGCATTCGTATCCCAGTAACATGGCAAAATCAAATGGGTGGTTCTCCAGATTATACGATAAATGAAGATTATATTAATCGGGTGGAGCAGGCGATAGATTGGGCGTTGGAGGAAGACTTGTATGTGATGTTAAATGTGCATCATGACTCATGGCTGTGGATGTATGATATGGAACATAACTATGATGAGGTGATGGCAAGATATACAGCTATTTGGGAACAATTGTCCGAAAAATTCAAAAACCACTCCCATAAGTTGATGTTTGAGAGTGTCAATGAGCCTAGGTTTACGCAGGAGTGGGGAGAGATTCAAGAAAATCATCATGCTTACTTAGAAGATTTAAATAAGACGTTCTATTATATTGTCAGAGAGTCAGGAGGCAATAATGTGGAGCGCCCTTTAGTATTGCCTACGATAGAAACAGCCACGTCTCAGGATTTACTAGATCGCTTGTATCAAACAATGGAAGACTTGGATGACCCTCATTTAATTGCCACGGTTCATTATTATGGCTTTTGGCCCTTTAGTGTCAATATAGCAGGGTACACCCGTTTTGAACAGGAGACACAACAAGATATTATAGACACGTTTGACCGTGTTCATAACACATTTACAGCGAATGGTATCCCAGTTGTATTAGGTGAATTTGGTTTGTTAGGCTTTGATAAAAGTACGGACGTCATTCAGCAAGGTGAGAAATTAAAATTTTTTGAGTTTCTCATCCATCATCTCAATGAACGTGATATAACCCATATGTTATGGGATAACGGTCAGCATTTAAATCGAGAAACTTATTCATGGTATGATCAGGAATTTCATGACATATTAAAAGCGAGTTGGGAGGGGCGTTCTGCTACAGCAGAGTCTAATTTGATTCATGTGAGGGACGGAGAGCCAATTAGAGATCAAGATATACAGCTTTACTTAAACGGAAATGAGCTAACAGCCTTACAGGCAGGTGAGGAATCGCTTGTTCTTGGAGAGGATTATGAGCTAGCAGGAGACGTATTAACGCTAAAAGCGGACACCCTCACACGATTAATTAGCCCTGGTCAATTAGGAACCAATGCAGTCATCACAGCGCAATTTAATTCTGGAGCAGACTGGCGTTTTCAATTACAGAATGTGGACGTGCCAACGGTCGAAAATACAGATGGCTCAACATGGCGTTTTGCGATCCCTACCCATTTTAATGGTGATAGTCTTGCGACGATGGAAGCTGTTTATGCAAACGGAGAATATGCTGGGCCACAAGATTGGACGTCATATAAAGAATTTGGCGAGGCGTTTTCCCCTAATTACGCCACAGGGGAAATTATTATAACAGAAGCCTTCTTTAACGCGGTACGGGATGATGATATCCATTTAACATTTCATTTTTGGAGCGGAGAGACGGGGGAATATACCTTACGTAAAAATGGCAATTATGTTCAAGGTAGACGGTAA
- a CDS encoding esterase family protein has protein sequence MALIQLSFKSRALMLQTSVNVLLPVGMNAVDFTPSDDFSYVTDPFPVLYLLHGATDDYSAWLRLSSIERYAEEKKLAVVMPNADMSAYTDMVHGHRYWTYISKELPEFIKATFPISQHREDTFAAGLSMGGYGAFKLALRQPERFAAAVSLSGAVDMREASQPDSLFVNAFGEGTKIAGTDLDLFHLIKKLGVYEGAKPALFQACGTEDFLYEDNVRFRDYARQVNADLTYEEGPGGHEWAYWDRMIARALDWLPLKTTN, from the coding sequence ATGGCTTTAATTCAATTAAGCTTTAAATCACGAGCATTAATGTTGCAAACCTCTGTCAATGTTTTATTACCGGTGGGAATGAATGCGGTAGATTTTACACCAAGTGATGATTTTTCTTATGTTACTGACCCTTTTCCTGTCCTATATCTTTTGCATGGTGCAACTGATGATTATTCAGCATGGCTACGTCTGTCCTCCATTGAACGATATGCTGAAGAAAAAAAATTGGCGGTCGTCATGCCAAATGCTGATATGAGTGCGTATACGGATATGGTACATGGACATCGTTACTGGACGTATATTAGTAAGGAGCTGCCTGAGTTTATCAAAGCGACTTTTCCTATTTCTCAGCACCGTGAAGACACCTTTGCGGCTGGTCTGTCTATGGGAGGATACGGGGCTTTTAAATTAGCGTTGCGGCAACCGGAACGCTTCGCTGCAGCTGTGTCATTATCAGGTGCAGTTGATATGAGAGAAGCAAGTCAACCAGACTCCCTATTTGTGAACGCATTTGGTGAAGGGACGAAAATCGCAGGGACAGATCTTGATCTTTTTCATTTAATTAAAAAGTTGGGGGTATATGAAGGGGCTAAACCAGCCCTTTTTCAAGCATGTGGGACAGAGGACTTTTTATATGAAGATAATGTGAGATTTAGAGATTATGCACGACAAGTAAATGCCGATTTAACTTATGAAGAAGGTCCTGGTGGTCATGAATGGGCTTATTGGGATAGAATGATCGCTCGTGCACTGGATTGGCTGCCTTTAAAGACTACTAATTAA
- the queC gene encoding 7-cyano-7-deazaguanine synthase QueC, with translation MKHEKAIVVFSGGQDSTTCLFWALDRFKEVETVTFNYNQRHQLEIDVAKSIAEELGVKHTVLDMALLNQLAPNALTRDDIDIEQKEGELPSTFVEGRNLLFLTFAAIAGKQVGADHIVTGVCETDFSGYPDCRDVFVKSLNVTLNLSMDHQFVIHTPLMWLDKADTWELADKLNAFDYVKTKTLTCYNGIIADGCGECPACVLRQKGLEAYVARKEAQ, from the coding sequence ATGAAACATGAAAAAGCGATCGTCGTCTTTAGTGGGGGACAAGATAGTACTACCTGTTTGTTTTGGGCGTTAGACCGATTTAAAGAAGTTGAAACAGTCACATTTAATTATAATCAGCGTCATCAATTAGAGATTGATGTAGCTAAATCCATAGCTGAGGAGCTAGGTGTTAAACATACGGTATTAGATATGGCGCTGTTAAATCAATTAGCTCCAAATGCTTTAACGAGAGATGACATTGACATTGAACAAAAAGAAGGCGAGCTGCCGTCCACGTTCGTGGAAGGACGAAATTTATTGTTTTTAACGTTTGCGGCAATAGCTGGCAAGCAAGTAGGTGCCGATCATATTGTGACAGGCGTGTGTGAAACGGATTTTAGTGGTTACCCAGACTGTCGAGATGTCTTTGTAAAGTCACTGAACGTCACGTTAAATCTATCGATGGATCATCAATTTGTTATTCATACCCCTCTTATGTGGCTTGATAAAGCAGATACATGGGAGCTAGCTGATAAACTAAATGCGTTTGATTATGTTAAAACGAAAACGTTAACGTGCTATAACGGCATCATCGCAGATGGTTGCGGAGAATGTCCAGCATGTGTTTTAAGACAAAAAGGTCTGGAAGCTTATGTAGCGAGAAAGGAGGCACAATAG
- the queD gene encoding 6-carboxytetrahydropterin synthase QueD, with protein sequence MEFRIVDKLEKIDEDISRKELKYHTKRVLVSKEFTFDAAHHLHCYEGKCKNLHGHTYKVIFGISGFVDDTGLMIDFGDIKTIWKNDIEVYLDHRYLNETLPNMNTTAENMVVWIYEKMADSLRDNKKLVKEQGARVEFVRLYETPTSYAEARREWMDGE encoded by the coding sequence ATGGAGTTCAGAATTGTCGATAAGCTTGAGAAAATAGATGAAGATATCTCACGCAAGGAACTGAAATACCATACAAAAAGGGTCCTTGTTAGTAAGGAGTTTACGTTCGATGCGGCTCATCATCTTCACTGTTACGAAGGGAAGTGTAAAAACCTTCACGGGCATACGTATAAAGTTATTTTTGGCATCAGCGGGTTCGTTGATGACACAGGTCTTATGATAGACTTCGGGGATATAAAAACGATTTGGAAAAACGATATTGAAGTGTATCTTGATCATCGTTATCTAAATGAAACCTTACCTAATATGAATACCACTGCTGAAAATATGGTCGTCTGGATTTACGAGAAGATGGCAGATTCTCTTCGTGATAATAAGAAATTAGTAAAAGAACAAGGAGCAAGAGTGGAATTTGTTCGTTTATATGAAACACCGACGAGTTATGCGGAAGCAAGACGGGAGTGGATGGACGGTGAGTAA
- the queE gene encoding 7-carboxy-7-deazaguanine synthase QueE produces the protein MSKLPVLEIFGPTIQGEGMVVGKKTMFVRTAGCDYACTWCDSAFTWDGSAKDDIRQMTPTEIWDSLQALAPNNFSHVTISGGNPALLKNMSDFIDLLKDYQINIALETQGSKWQDWFYRIDDLTLSPKPPSSMMSTDFDVLDDIMTRLTEADRVANISVKVVVFDDLDFDYAKKVHKRYPHVPFYLQVGNSDPFTENKSSLTTHLLEKYEWLTEKTVADRELNDARVLPQLHTLMWGNKRGV, from the coding sequence GTGAGTAAGCTCCCTGTGTTGGAGATTTTTGGACCTACAATTCAAGGTGAAGGCATGGTGGTCGGGAAGAAAACGATGTTTGTTCGTACAGCAGGGTGTGATTATGCTTGTACCTGGTGTGACTCGGCATTCACATGGGACGGTTCTGCAAAGGACGATATTAGACAAATGACCCCGACTGAAATATGGGATAGCTTACAAGCGTTGGCGCCAAACAATTTCTCACACGTGACCATTTCAGGTGGCAATCCGGCCCTCTTAAAAAATATGAGTGACTTTATCGATTTATTAAAAGATTATCAGATAAACATTGCCCTTGAAACACAAGGGAGCAAGTGGCAGGACTGGTTTTATAGGATAGATGATTTAACACTCTCTCCAAAACCCCCTAGTTCAATGATGTCAACCGATTTTGATGTCCTTGATGACATTATGACACGATTAACGGAAGCCGATAGGGTGGCGAATATCAGTGTAAAAGTTGTAGTATTTGATGATCTTGATTTTGATTATGCTAAAAAGGTGCATAAGCGTTATCCACATGTGCCATTCTATTTACAAGTAGGAAATAGTGATCCTTTTACAGAAAATAAGTCGTCCTTAACGACACACCTTCTAGAAAAATATGAGTGGCTCACTGAAAAAACGGTGGCAGATCGTGAGCTGAATGACGCGCGAGTTCTTCCGCAATTGCACACATTAATGTGGGGGAATAAACGTGGTGTTTAA
- a CDS encoding ROK family protein: MLGGIEAGGTKFVCAVANDDLTIVERVAFPTRSPEETFNDVFEFFDKFELKALGIGSFGPIDVNEQSTSYGYITDTPKPFWSHFDFVGTLKEKYDIPIFWTTDVNAAAYGEKMKGSAVNNESCLYLTVGTGVGGGVIYGENILEGFSHPEMGHILVQPHAEDSFEGGCPFHKNCLEGLASGSAIEKRFGRKGDTIPQDDKFWKIEAYYMAQALMNYTLTLRPEKIILGGGVMMQDHLLASLREEFSRLLNGYVTTPDVSEYIVTPALKGDAGIVGSLLLAEKALQEA; encoded by the coding sequence ATGCTAGGTGGAATTGAAGCAGGAGGAACTAAATTTGTTTGTGCGGTAGCTAATGATGATTTAACAATTGTAGAAAGGGTCGCCTTTCCTACCAGAAGCCCTGAGGAAACGTTTAACGATGTTTTTGAATTTTTTGACAAATTCGAATTGAAAGCTTTAGGTATTGGGTCATTTGGTCCAATTGATGTCAATGAACAATCAACATCATATGGATATATTACAGATACACCAAAGCCTTTTTGGAGTCACTTTGATTTCGTTGGCACGTTAAAGGAAAAGTATGATATTCCTATCTTCTGGACGACAGATGTGAATGCTGCTGCTTATGGTGAGAAGATGAAGGGGAGTGCTGTCAATAATGAAAGTTGTCTTTATTTGACGGTTGGAACTGGTGTCGGCGGTGGTGTCATTTATGGAGAGAACATTCTTGAAGGGTTCAGTCATCCAGAAATGGGCCATATACTTGTTCAACCCCATGCAGAAGATTCATTCGAGGGAGGATGTCCATTCCACAAAAATTGTTTAGAGGGGTTGGCATCGGGGTCTGCTATTGAAAAGCGCTTTGGTAGAAAAGGCGATACGATCCCTCAAGACGATAAATTCTGGAAAATTGAAGCGTATTATATGGCACAGGCCCTGATGAACTACACGTTAACGTTACGTCCTGAGAAAATCATTCTTGGCGGTGGGGTTATGATGCAGGATCATTTACTAGCCAGTTTACGGGAAGAATTCAGTCGTCTATTAAATGGATATGTCACCACACCTGATGTATCAGAGTACATTGTGACACCTGCACTAAAAGGAGACGCTGGTATTGTCGGCTCCTTACTATTGGCTGAAAAAGCCTTACAGGAAGCTTAA
- a CDS encoding EAL domain-containing protein, giving the protein MRTIGVSVFPILWGTLSFIWTFNAYRMIKGRKKYVWLFISIGVIFYILSNAYWISHFIMTGEYLFPIISYLLWLFTYIFFFIGLIYKAWLLSLAVSHKPYVFNIVIFMIMTTSIISHYLIRPILVTSDYSVGLAIINLFYPVASLGIIFTTTYIYYLSKRTHEKETILFIVLSFTFQACADWGYAYIVLTQGDYTPGGLMDPLWLASLMLIGLAGLKAQENAGSSVLEINDEIKLEYTFFPYLSVLVLAVLVAQSYDWSFNLLSVGVTIVFFTIIGRQFVIIKQNEQLMKEYKHLAYHDPLTGLKNRVSFQEEIERYLAHSERHHTSTVLMLIDLDRFKAINDTLGHHIGDEVLIRAGNRLNTGLNAHRVYRLGGDEFVFILSGVDQETYIQLAEKVIHLFTVPFHVKGHEMSVTPSIGISMYPENGRDSESLLKNADAAMYLAKANGSNQYCVYNAELALAHERKIRVENELRKAVEKEQLFLVYQPIVELETGRPIGMEALLRWVHPELGFVSPAEFIPIAEETGQIVCVGEWVLRKACEQTKRWHDEGYAYLYVSVNVSARQIQQGSFVHLVQTTLQKTGLSVEKLELEITESIMQDPSRSTKVLNDLQHLGVKTAIDDFGTGYSSLYLLKELPINTIKIDKAFVDDMTNNKGHSVVKSIIQIGRNLGLKIIAEGIEHETQAEELLQDGCHYGQGYHYLKPAKETEFSTYLIKVEEEKSLS; this is encoded by the coding sequence ATGCGTACGATAGGAGTGAGTGTTTTTCCAATTTTATGGGGAACTTTAAGTTTCATATGGACATTTAATGCTTACCGTATGATCAAAGGGAGAAAAAAGTATGTTTGGTTATTTATTTCCATTGGGGTGATTTTTTATATTTTATCAAATGCCTATTGGATAAGTCATTTTATAATGACGGGAGAGTATCTGTTTCCTATTATTTCATATCTACTCTGGCTGTTTACTTATATCTTCTTTTTTATCGGGTTAATTTATAAAGCGTGGCTTTTAAGTCTTGCTGTTTCCCATAAGCCTTACGTGTTTAATATCGTTATTTTTATGATCATGACTACGTCTATAATCAGTCATTATTTAATTCGGCCTATCCTTGTTACGAGTGATTATTCAGTAGGGTTAGCAATTATAAATTTATTTTACCCAGTAGCTTCTTTAGGCATTATTTTTACAACGACCTATATCTACTATTTGTCTAAGCGAACACATGAAAAAGAAACGATATTATTTATTGTATTAAGCTTTACTTTTCAAGCATGTGCCGACTGGGGTTATGCATACATCGTTTTAACACAAGGTGATTATACACCAGGTGGGCTGATGGACCCGCTTTGGTTAGCTTCACTCATGTTAATTGGTTTGGCTGGATTGAAAGCTCAGGAAAATGCAGGGTCTTCTGTATTGGAAATAAACGATGAGATCAAACTTGAATATACGTTTTTCCCATATTTAAGCGTCCTAGTCCTCGCTGTGTTAGTGGCGCAGAGTTATGACTGGTCATTTAACCTATTAAGTGTTGGTGTAACAATTGTGTTTTTTACTATTATAGGCCGTCAATTCGTCATCATTAAACAAAATGAGCAGTTAATGAAAGAGTACAAGCACTTGGCCTATCATGATCCATTGACAGGGTTAAAAAACAGAGTCAGCTTTCAAGAGGAAATTGAACGTTATTTGGCACATAGTGAACGGCATCATACGAGTACCGTTCTAATGCTTATTGATTTGGACCGTTTTAAAGCAATAAATGATACTCTCGGTCACCATATTGGCGATGAAGTACTCATTAGAGCTGGAAACAGGCTGAACACAGGATTAAATGCTCATCGTGTTTATCGGCTTGGCGGCGATGAGTTTGTCTTCATTCTTTCTGGTGTTGATCAAGAGACGTACATTCAATTAGCAGAAAAAGTGATTCATTTGTTTACCGTTCCATTTCATGTGAAGGGCCATGAAATGAGTGTCACCCCGAGTATCGGTATTAGCATGTACCCGGAGAATGGAAGGGATAGTGAGTCATTACTTAAAAATGCAGATGCTGCCATGTATTTAGCAAAAGCGAACGGGAGTAATCAATATTGTGTGTATAATGCTGAGTTGGCATTAGCTCATGAACGCAAGATAAGGGTGGAAAACGAACTAAGAAAAGCAGTTGAAAAAGAACAGTTATTTCTTGTATATCAACCGATCGTGGAATTAGAAACCGGGAGACCTATCGGTATGGAAGCCCTTTTGCGTTGGGTGCACCCTGAACTTGGATTTGTGTCCCCAGCAGAGTTTATCCCTATTGCTGAAGAAACAGGGCAAATCGTCTGTGTCGGAGAGTGGGTGTTACGCAAGGCATGTGAACAAACGAAACGTTGGCATGATGAAGGGTACGCATATTTATATGTGTCTGTTAATGTGTCAGCTCGTCAAATTCAACAAGGGTCTTTCGTTCATTTAGTGCAGACGACATTACAGAAAACAGGACTATCTGTGGAAAAACTTGAATTGGAAATCACAGAAAGCATCATGCAAGATCCAAGCCGCTCAACGAAAGTTTTAAATGATCTGCAACATCTAGGTGTCAAGACGGCCATCGATGATTTTGGCACTGGCTACTCGTCATTATATCTTTTAAAAGAATTACCTATAAATACAATTAAAATTGACAAAGCTTTTGTGGACGATATGACAAATAATAAAGGACACTCTGTCGTCAAATCAATTATCCAAATTGGTCGGAATCTAGGGCTGAAAATTATTGCCGAAGGGATTGAACATGAGACTCAGGCGGAAGAGCTTTTACAAGACGGCTGTCATTATGGACAAGGTTATCATTACTTAAAGCCAGCGAAGGAGACTGAATTTTCCACATATTTAATTAAAGTAGAAGAGGAAAAAAGTTTGAGCTAA